The DNA sequence TCTTCTACTGATCTCATTTCTCTCTTCACTTTATCACTCCTCTCTAACTCTCACTCAGCGGCAaaacatctctctctcatcgcacCACACGGttcacatctctctctcatcacgaTGCGGATATGGCTAGGGCTGCAAACAGTCCGGTCtagtccggttcggtctggtccagcGATGGACcgaattttcggtccatcatttttccggatCGGACTCGACTGAACACCCAAagggatcggaccggaccgatagacCAGTCGGTCCggcctttttttattattttttaaataattaataaaaaatttatttaaaatactaaattaaattaagtgacttattaatgtggattatgtaacaaactcaataaaaaaatattttatatagtcaatgataataaattagatgaaaattatattattaatttatataattactatataattaactaattgatataatatatttattaattcatagaatattaacaagtgttaatagcatatttaaaattttatattgttaatagtaataggttagatgaagttatatataaaatattgttaatttatagaatattaacaagtattaataatatatttaaaaatttatattattaattgtacaattattatatataaaatatatataaaaaaatattttttttttaatttttcatttaatccgGTCCGATCCGAAAAAATCATGGACCGTGGACCAAACCGaatgttttcggtcctctaaaatatagACCAGACCGGTTCGGTCCTCTATGAAACCAAACCGTAGCTGTTGGTTTGCACCCCTAATATAAACCATACTAATGAAACGAGAACTATTATTACcgtcattttatttattatctttaatataatattaaattattagaaatttatttataattttatattaagaaataataaaacaataatattaaaaaataatcacacagtATATGACGTGTCAGAGAATCTGTCCGCCATGTCAGCACGGCAACTAAACGCTCGCGCGTGAATCTCGCTATTGAATTTCTGCCATCGGTAGTCCCCTCCAAAAGCCTTCCATAAGACACACCCTCTCTGTCTCCCTCCCTCTGTcgtttgtgtatatataagcTTATAGTTTAGAGCGAGACTTTGACCTTTGATCCGATTTGCACATTTATCAAATCTAAGATCTCTGGTGCGATTTGTTTTTCTTCCCAGAAAATGCACTGTTAGCAGTTGTATTCCTGTAACTCTCTTTCTCTGAGGTTTGATCTCTTTTAATTTGCATGTCAAATTCTATCTGCTTTCGCTAAGCTTTCCTGCATTTTCATTCGGCTTTCTTTCCCATCATACAAACATACAATTCTCTATCTTCTATCAATCTAATATCACTGGAAACGGATTAAACAGAGTAAATTAACTTTTTTGATCCATTTTCATGGCTTCCCAGCCACAGATTCTATCAACTTtaattcgatttttttttttttttcaattcaaaggTTAAGTTCTGGGTTTGAGTTCGAATCAATCTTGAGAACCCTACAATTACTTCATCGGTTTTTGTAGCcgaaatgttttctttttctttgttcatCAATGGTTTGCTTGTTCTATTTTTAACAATATCGTTTTGAAAACCAGAACAGCGAAATCCGAGTTCCGAAATGGCCGAACAACCGCAAAAACCGGTACTCCAAAAACCGCCAGGATACCGGGACCCGAGTCGCCCGATCCAACCAGGCCCGAGACCGCCGCCCCGCAAACCGGCCTTCCCGCCATCTTTCACACCGAAGAAGAGGCGCAGAAGCTGTTGTCGTGCATGCTGCTGCTTCCTCTTCGTCTTCGTTCTCGTCCTCCTCCTCGTCGTCGCCGTCGCCTTTGGCCTCTTCTACCTCTGGTTTCAACCGAGACTCCCAGTTTTCCACCTGCAGTCTTTCCGGATCCCACGGTTCACCGTCACCACCAAAGCCGACGGCACCTACCTCGACGCGCATACGGTGACGAGGGTCGAGGTGAAGAACCCGAACGGGAAGCTGTCGTTGTTCTACAAGCAGAGTACCGTCGCGGTGACTTTTTCTGCGGGTCACGATGAGGACACGGAGGTGGGGTCGGAAGACGTGCCGGAGTTCACTCAGGGGATGACGAACATAACGAGCATGAAGGTGGAGACAGGGGTGAAGAACCAGCTGGTGGATGATGGAGAGGGAAGGAAGCTCAAGGCTCGGTTCCAGAACAAGGAATTGGTGGTGAACGTGGAGGTTCGGAGTGGGGTGGGATTCTATGTGGATGGGCTTAGGATAGGGCCCTTGGCAGTGAAGGTTTTGTGTGGTGGTGTGAGCTTGAAGGTGCTCGAGACTGGAGACATGCCTAAATGTACCGTCACAATTCTCAAATGGTAAGATTATTTCCAATCATATACacataaacccaaaaaatcCTTAGAACCTCGTTCATATCTTATTTATTGTTAGTTTTTCACCCATTATTTAAGTATTTCCGATCATAAACCAATCTTCTGAGGTTAGGAATGTCATGCTTACAATGATGACTCTGAGATTTCGGTTCCAAATTTTCTTTCTCATGCATTGTGCATAAAGATTGGAATGCAAACAAATTTCAAATGCTTTTGGACTTGGGAACGAGGCGGCTGCTGCTctctactatttaaaatatttcatctcatctcatctaaattgTATATCTAAATCCGGCCTCATACTTTATGATAGTGCCCATCAGCTTTTTACATAGCCAATTCCCAGATCAGCTAAAAGCTTTGATCTTGTTAAATGAACTATTTTAATGGCCATTGACTGAAAATATTTGTCCTGTTTCCGTACAGGCTGATTAACTCTTTGCATTGCTTATGATTAATGAAAGTTTCCTCCTcctgagagaaaaaataaagcttTTCAGCCCCATGATTGGGTTTTTCTTTACACTAAAGAGCTTTAATTACAAGTGCCATTAATGTATAGTGAGTTATGCGTTTTCGAAGGTTGACCAATACTCTGATTGAGATTGCTGCTTTGACTGCAGGGTAAACATATCTTGATAAGGTTGTCAGGTTCGAAGATGGCTGCTGGTGGAAGATGTGATATTGCTTATTGTTTAGGCAATTTTCTGCAAACAACATGCACAGGAACGTAACCAGTGTGATCAGTTTTATATTTAAAGTAAACCATGATATACAATATTCTTTACTTGGGAAAGAGAAAAGGGTGATTGGAAGGTATATATACAATAGTACTCTGACTGGTGTCCATCCCTAAGCTTTGGATCCTTCTTATGTATAATGGGAAtcacataattatatgatatatatatatatatatggggttgaatttatataaatatatcatcatgttcttcttttccttcttgtttttattttattaattaaatcagATATGGTTGTGGTTGTGCTGTGGGGTAGGGAGGAAGTTGGGGTCTTGGATTCCTGATGGAACTGCCAGGCTGCCATTACTTTGTAAGAAACAAATGCATAAAAAACGTGGAAAGTGAAATAAGGTGTaacatcttttatttgcattcatcttgtttctttttcagaGAATAAGGTGCAACATATCATTCCTTTTGGTAAGCTAGGTAAAAGCGGATGGAAGACAACTTGCGGTTCACTAAAAGAATGGCTGCCTAGCAAAGAAAGGTTAGCCAGAAAGGGATATGATATCTGCATTAATATTTTGCAGACGCACAAAAATTTTCTTGTGAAAAATATCcttctccaaacaaaaattccGAAGAAtgagatgatgatcatgatatgCTTTTACTTCAtgccatttttatatataacgaaaaatatctatttataggTCTTTTTCTTGGCATATACTCAACACCCTATGCTAGGCTCTGCCCTTCTCATTTGGTGTTTTAACCTCTCGAATGTGGTTGGCACACAACCCATTTTCAGGTTTGAAGACTGGTCCAAGTCTGAAAATGAGAGCTTAAACGTAGCTTTTTGTAGCTGAAACAGATGATTACTAATTTGCACTTTCCTCTTGCAACCAACTAGTGATCATAACTTAATAGGTATTTTGTAGTGATAGAAATAGGAATTTATCTTTGGAGGTTGAATCAAACAATTGGGAATAGAAATTAGGTACTTCCTAACATTtctatgtttggatagtgagatgaaatgacatggttttaaataaaaaattaaaaattaaataaaatattattagaatattactttttccatattattattgttttgatatttgaaaatgttgaattgtttattatattttaagtgaaaatttaaaaatattataataatgagataagatgaaactgTTTCGGTAACGAAACagcttaaaaagaaaaacactactCTTTATCAAAATGGGATTTTAGGCAGGTAAAAAGCGTCACTCTTCCTAAAATTGGCTGATCATGTACTTGGTGAGATACTCCTTCTAGCTCAATCTAGTTCAAATCATCTCTAATTTTTAAAAGGGATTTAtatgcatcagtcactatttactctCACACTCTACacctatagtttttttatagggtgtgagatatttttcataaggtatgaaggtattttttataagatgtaggATATATAAAGTgataaataatgactgatgagaagaatttttctttctaaaagcTCTTCTCAAATTTTGCAAGTCACTCATGGATTATTTTAAGACTTTCAAAAGAGTATTGAGTTACATTTTGATAATTGAGtgagttgaaaagtaaaatatattaaaaaattattttgcgttgtttttgtttatactttattaatattaatagattagagtttattttcaatgtttaaaaaattaatatacagcTTCCTCAAGATATAGGAGTTTGATGAATCTTAGCATTTTGGCAAGCAAAACAAATGCCTAAGCTTTATACACAATAATTTTGGTTAGCTtgattgattgacaagtgaCAACTAATATGGGAAAGTTTTCAAGTGATTTGGTTGACTTTCatcccctcaacaaaatgaatTGCTACTTATCCTCTTGAAAAATTGACATAGCAACCAGTTTCAACAAAAGGAGAATCTATTGTCGTTAATAGTACTATGGTAGATTCAAAGGTGAGAGTTACGATAAcatgttaatgtaaaaataatatattggtATGTTCTTACCAGAAAACTTATTCTAACTgagttgtaaataaaatatgttggGCAGAATCCAAGttgaatttaaaacaaaaattacaaagacAGTAAGTAGTTTGCTAGATCTTATGGGACCAATTACCAGTGTTGTTAATACCGCACCGTACCATACCGActggtacggccggtattttccATACTGGTTACTGGGctggtacaggtactatatgtATTTCGTACTGGTcgaaataccggccgtaccagcctatatttcggcctgtaccggcttATATTTTggcttcagttttttttttttcaaactacaagttcattttttgacccaCAATTtaaactagactatttataatttatatatatgtatttatatataatttatt is a window from the Juglans regia cultivar Chandler chromosome 7, Walnut 2.0, whole genome shotgun sequence genome containing:
- the LOC108996429 gene encoding NDR1/HIN1-like protein 6 — translated: MAEQPQKPVLQKPPGYRDPSRPIQPGPRPPPRKPAFPPSFTPKKRRRSCCRACCCFLFVFVLVLLLVVAVAFGLFYLWFQPRLPVFHLQSFRIPRFTVTTKADGTYLDAHTVTRVEVKNPNGKLSLFYKQSTVAVTFSAGHDEDTEVGSEDVPEFTQGMTNITSMKVETGVKNQLVDDGEGRKLKARFQNKELVVNVEVRSGVGFYVDGLRIGPLAVKVLCGGVSLKVLETGDMPKCTVTILKWVNIS